From the genome of Acropora palmata chromosome 4, jaAcrPala1.3, whole genome shotgun sequence, one region includes:
- the LOC141878378 gene encoding putative protein phosphatase 2C T23F11.1 yields MGQTLSEPVTTKETSTSSNKLYKVASSCMQGWRINMEDSHTEILSLREDKGTAFFGVYDGHGGARVAQYCGKCIHTKIINHPAWTKGNVPEAIKGGFLSCDTDMQKDEQMKDEMAGTTAIVVILKNQKIYCGNVGDSRAIASKKGVVEQLSYDHKPSNDDETRRIIAAGGWVEFNRVNGNLALSRALGDFCFKKNDKKPAEEQIVTALPDVIQKDITPDHEFIVLACDGIWDVLSNQEVLDFVRTRIAQQMQLEQICEELLTRCLAPDCQMGGLGCDNMTVIIVCFLQGGNYQELSEKCSRPSDSSSFNGNSAPLYS; encoded by the exons aTGGGGCAGACTCTATCAGAGCCagtaacaacaaaagaaacgtCGACAAGTTCAAACAAGCTTTACAAAGTGGCTTCATCATGCATGCAAGGGTGGAGAATAA ATATGGAGGATTCACATACAGAGATATTGTCTCTCAGAGAAGATAAGGGCACTGCTTTCTTTGGTGTTTATGATGGACATGGAG GAGCCAGAGTAGCGCAGTACTGTGGAAAATGTATCCATACAAAGATTATTAATCATCCTGCCTGGA caAAGGGAAATGTTCCAGAGGCGATTAAGGGAGGCTTCCTGTCATGTGACACAGACATGCAGAAAG ATGAACAGATGAAAGATGAAATGGCTGGAACAACGGCAATAGTTGTAATCCTCAAAAATCAGAAAATATATTGT GGAAATGTGGGTGATTCTAGAGCTATTGCTTCAAAGAAAGGAGTTGTAGAACAGCTATCGTATGACCACAAACCCAGCAATGATG ATGAAACAAGAAGAATTATTGCTGCTGGGGGGTGGGTAGAGTTTAACAGAGTCAATG GCAACTTAGCATTATCGAGAGCTCTTGGTGATTTTTGCTTCAAAAAGAATGACAAAAAACCTGCAGAGGAACAGATTGTCACAG CACTTCCTGATGTCATACAAAAAGATATCACCCCAGATCACGAGTTCATAGTGTTAGCCTGTGATG GCATCTGGGATGTCCTATCAAATCAAGAGGTCTTAGATTTCGTAAGGACTAGAATAGCTCAACAAATGCAACTAGAACAG ATTTGTGAAGAGCTCCTTACACGATGTCTTGCACCAGATTGTCAAATGGGAGGATTAGGCTGCGATAACATGACGGTTATAATAGTGTGTTTCCTGCAAGGAGGGAATTATCAAGAACTTTCCGAGAAGTGCTCAAGACCGAGTGATTCTAGTTCTTTCAATGGCAATTCAGCGCCACTTTATTCTTGA